The sequence below is a genomic window from Silene latifolia isolate original U9 population chromosome 7, ASM4854445v1, whole genome shotgun sequence.
TAGAACCCAGAGACCATATGTAGCTGTGGCTAGGGATGGGTATCAGCGACATTTGGTTTCTCAGCAACTTTTGAGGGTTCGGAACAGTGATACGCAGGGAAATAGAGTCGCACAATTGGCTCCTAGAACGACTGCGTCTCTTCCTATACTTAAGAGGAATGGACTCACAGCCAGGTCTGGGGTGTCTAATCGAGCTCCTTTGATTTGGCAAGACAGTAACAATTCAGCAGTTAAATTTGTTGATAACGCTTCTGCTAACTTACAAGGGTCTTCTTCTCAATTCGTTAGGAACCCAGTTTTTCGTCAGTCAAATACAACAACATTGACTTCACAGTTGCCTGGATATGTTCTTCCTAATCCTCATACATCAACATCACCTTTCACGAGTTGTGGTCTACCTGCTGCTTTATACGAATATACAAATGCATCAATGCGCCATGCTCAAAGTATTTCTAGTCCGCTTATTGCTTGCAGCACATCTAATGCGTTGAAGAGAACTTTTCAGAGCAGTCAACAACATCCAGTAGAAGCACAAAACGCTTCTCTCTCTGATTACTTGGTCCCCACATCAGATATGCCGCCCAACATCCCACAAAAAAGCAATCAGTCATTAGGAATCTTGCAGTGTCCTACTAGTATTCCGTTCAGTACTTTGAATGAATTGAATCCACCAAACAGCATGGAAATGGGTCCCCATGATTTTCTGCTAAATGCCGAGAAGGATTCCCAAACCGGTCTCGATTTTGATATTGAAAGATGGCTGGTGGATGAAACAGTTGCAGAGGGGTTTGATATGAGTGGCGTACCCCCACAGACGAGCCCCAT
It includes:
- the LOC141592044 gene encoding uncharacterized protein LOC141592044 isoform X2, which translates into the protein MDSQTIIFDVSSDEEFGFDNSSTNEDLDWIAKLLEDVADGPDPNREEVEVKNVEINKVNNNVNVVDDDDDDVVIVGEVIVKPKGAKRSFSMMNNGGRDDDDDDDCVVLECDPDKPPPSKVGDDEVKKCDDDDDSDEVVVVGEKGQVACRDFPHSRHLCANFPFSSTSHESRCELCHCYVCDSLAPCAHWGSGASTTDHCHATDKAVYWQTERKKFRQSKNPSAPISKPTVSLGPFQYLQPSARPLNPRVASACSGPLPFGVPNTVSQGRTQRPYVAVARDGYQRHLVSQQLLRVRNSDTQGNRVAQLAPRTTASLPILKRNGLTARSGVSNRAPLIWQDSNNSAVKFVDNASANLQGSSSQFVRNPVFRQSNTTTLTSQLPGYVLPNPHTSTSPFTSCGLPAALYEYTNASMRHAQSISSPLIACSTSNALKRTFQSSQQHPVEAQNASLSDYLVPTSDMPPNIPQKSNQSLGILQCPTSIPFSTLNELNPPNSMEMGPHDFLLNAEKDSQTGLDFDIERWLVDETVAEGFDMSGVPPQTSPIDTVK